One window of Candidatus Hydrothermales bacterium genomic DNA carries:
- the plsX gene encoding phosphate acyltransferase PlsX — protein MRIVLDLLGTDKAPYPELKGAQLFLKENPNCFLYLVGTKDLKGEVKPSDKVKFIEAEDRVFSDEKPSDVLKTKKNSTIAIGLNLLKEGKADVFFSAGNTGAVLAYSIKILGRLKGVKRPAICALFPTEKNYCAVLDVGANADSKPIFLYQFGVMGKIFVEEVMGIKNPRVALLSIGEERTKGNELIMKAKEIFERDKNLNFIGFIEGNEILRGKADVVVTDGFTGNSLLKFGEGLVEFTYDFFSGYIKKSIKNQIGFYLMKNVFKSFLKKLSYEELGGAPLLGINGSVFIGHGRSSEIAIKNALKSALKYSDLSVGLKIEKSLIEYEDVNLETHKF, from the coding sequence ATGAGAATAGTTCTTGATTTACTTGGTACTGATAAAGCCCCTTATCCTGAGCTTAAAGGGGCTCAGTTATTTTTAAAGGAGAATCCAAATTGTTTTTTATATCTAGTTGGTACAAAAGATTTAAAGGGTGAAGTAAAGCCAAGTGATAAAGTAAAGTTTATCGAAGCAGAAGATAGAGTTTTCTCGGATGAAAAGCCCTCTGATGTTTTAAAAACTAAAAAAAATTCAACAATCGCTATAGGACTTAATCTTTTAAAAGAAGGGAAAGCTGATGTATTTTTCAGTGCTGGGAATACAGGAGCTGTACTTGCCTATTCAATAAAAATTTTAGGAAGACTTAAGGGTGTAAAAAGGCCCGCCATATGTGCTCTTTTTCCTACTGAAAAAAACTATTGTGCAGTATTAGATGTTGGTGCAAATGCCGATTCAAAACCCATTTTTCTTTATCAGTTTGGTGTAATGGGAAAAATTTTTGTTGAGGAAGTAATGGGGATAAAAAATCCAAGAGTTGCTCTTCTTTCAATTGGAGAAGAGAGAACAAAGGGAAATGAACTTATAATGAAAGCAAAGGAAATTTTTGAAAGAGATAAAAATTTAAATTTTATAGGTTTTATTGAAGGAAATGAAATTTTAAGAGGTAAGGCAGATGTAGTTGTTACAGATGGTTTTACAGGAAATTCCCTCTTAAAGTTTGGTGAAGGACTTGTAGAATTTACATATGATTTCTTTTCTGGTTACATAAAAAAGTCGATTAAAAATCAAATTGGCTTTTATTTGATGAAAAATGTTTTTAAGTCCTTTTTAAAGAAGTTAAGCTATGAAGAGTTAGGGGGAGCACCCTTACTTGGGATAAATGGTTCTGTTTTTATAGGTCATGGAAGAAGTTCAGAGATTGCAATCAAAAATGCTTTAAAGTCTGCCTTAAAGTATAGTGATTTAAGTGTTGGTTTAAAAATTGAAAAATCTTTAATTGAATATGAAGATGTAAATTTAGAAACTCATAAGTTTTAG
- the rpmF gene encoding 50S ribosomal protein L32 produces MPVPKRRHSRARGRKRRTHYKIRLMGLSICPNCGESKLPHRVCPHCGYYKGRPIIHIEEKVKKA; encoded by the coding sequence ATGCCTGTTCCTAAAAGAAGGCACTCACGGGCAAGAGGAAGAAAAAGAAGAACTCATTATAAAATTAGGCTAATGGGCCTATCAATATGTCCTAACTGCGGGGAATCAAAACTTCCTCACAGGGTTTGCCCTCACTGTGGATACTACAAGGGAAGACCCATCATTCATATAGAGGAAAAAGTAAAAAAAGCATAA
- a CDS encoding DUF177 domain-containing protein, protein MKVFLKELKEGKTPFSYELRGNESEKLFEDSEIKKVHLNVSGWIQRKGLEYVFYISVDGEGLLACSRCLSEFKFPIKENFTYNILIGKDPSLLKRDYNFTDQDVSTIYVEDYELDTMPLLKEMVLLSLPLKPLCSEDCKGLCPICGVDRNKKDCGHKVGGTRSPFSVLLEEFKNKGSSPKVE, encoded by the coding sequence ATGAAAGTTTTCTTAAAAGAACTAAAAGAGGGAAAAACACCATTTTCCTATGAACTAAGGGGAAATGAGAGCGAGAAATTATTTGAAGATTCTGAGATAAAAAAGGTCCATTTAAACGTGTCGGGTTGGATTCAGAGAAAGGGACTAGAGTATGTTTTTTATATATCTGTTGATGGAGAGGGGTTGTTAGCATGTTCTCGCTGTCTAAGTGAATTTAAATTTCCAATTAAGGAAAATTTTACGTATAATATTCTTATCGGGAAAGATCCATCTTTATTAAAAAGAGATTATAATTTTACAGATCAAGATGTTTCAACAATTTATGTTGAAGATTACGAACTTGATACTATGCCATTATTAAAAGAGATGGTGCTTCTTTCTTTACCGCTTAAACCTTTGTGCTCTGAGGACTGTAAAGGTCTATGTCCTATATGTGGTGTTGATAGAAATAAAAAAGACTGTGGACACAAAGTTGGTGGAACTCGTTCACCCTTTTCAGTATTACTTGAAGAGTTTAAAAATAAGGGTTCAAGTCCTAAAGTAGAATAA
- a CDS encoding DUF3467 domain-containing protein, with the protein MEEKDFVSQPPIQIELPEKEAEGIYSNFVMIIHSPSEFILDFAKIMPGIPKAKVQARIIMTPPHAKLLLKALSDNIEKFEQKFGEIKIHEQEVKKIGFTPR; encoded by the coding sequence ATGGAAGAGAAAGATTTTGTTTCTCAACCACCTATTCAAATAGAGCTTCCTGAGAAGGAAGCAGAAGGAATATACTCAAATTTTGTTATGATTATTCATTCTCCATCTGAATTTATTCTTGATTTTGCAAAAATAATGCCAGGTATTCCAAAAGCAAAAGTTCAAGCCAGAATAATTATGACTCCTCCTCATGCCAAATTATTACTAAAAGCTCTTTCTGACAATATTGAAAAATTTGAGCAAAAATTTGGAGAAATAAAAATTCATGAACAAGAAGTGAAAAAAATAGGCTTTACTCCAAGATAA
- a CDS encoding PTS sugar transporter subunit IIA — protein MISKLLKPEYVILDLKGKTKSEVLKEMINVLPISEEKKKSVYESVLKREEIGSTGIGKGIAIPHSRSVTLDDVYLVVGISKKGVEFDAIDGKPVHLIFLLCATPIDPDSRYLITLGKIAHLARILSKDKSYLNFENEKKFINYIKELESKGG, from the coding sequence ATGATATCTAAACTATTAAAGCCCGAGTATGTTATACTTGATCTTAAGGGTAAGACAAAGAGTGAGGTTTTAAAAGAGATGATAAATGTTTTACCAATAAGTGAAGAGAAGAAAAAAAGTGTATATGAGTCAGTTTTAAAAAGAGAAGAAATAGGATCAACAGGAATCGGTAAAGGCATAGCAATTCCCCATTCAAGAAGTGTTACCCTTGATGACGTTTATTTAGTTGTTGGTATAAGTAAAAAGGGAGTAGAATTTGATGCTATAGATGGCAAACCTGTTCATTTAATTTTTCTCTTGTGTGCCACACCAATAGATCCTGATTCAAGGTATTTAATAACACTTGGAAAGATTGCACATCTTGCACGTATTCTCTCAAAGGATAAAAGTTATTTAAATTTTGAAAATGAGAAAAAATTTATTAACTATATAAAAGAACTGGAGTCTAAAGGTGGCTAA
- a CDS encoding polyprenyl synthetase family protein produces the protein MDIKELYEPVKEGLERVNLKIREIFKESYLPKVDERLLEGKRLRPLLVLYSSLAFKELSEEKVNVACAVELIHFASLIHDDVVDGAKERRKTFTLNYHYGNRIAVLLGDFVFSKAIEFLSKVKNPYLFEILSRTSIEMCEGEIIDEFLEREKRFDLEEYLTLIEKKTASLFSACCEMGALLSGSLDLISMRNFGLKFGVIFQILDDLYDFYNEGEDIKRSKITLPHILYKDLIKERFPRFFKENNVSLSRKVRVFLIKNGALEKCYNFIDTYFNELKDITTRFDKIIRDYLYSFVEYLEKNRINLFEEKKMGSIPKIF, from the coding sequence ATGGACATAAAAGAATTATATGAACCTGTAAAGGAGGGGTTAGAGAGAGTTAATTTAAAAATAAGGGAAATTTTTAAGGAGAGTTATTTACCTAAAGTTGATGAGAGGCTTTTAGAGGGGAAAAGATTAAGACCTTTACTTGTCTTGTATTCTTCTTTAGCTTTTAAAGAATTAAGTGAAGAGAAGGTGAATGTGGCTTGTGCTGTTGAACTTATTCATTTTGCATCTTTGATTCATGATGATGTTGTAGACGGGGCTAAAGAAAGAAGAAAAACTTTTACCCTTAACTACCACTATGGCAATCGTATTGCAGTACTATTAGGAGATTTTGTTTTTTCAAAAGCAATAGAATTTTTAAGTAAAGTAAAAAATCCGTATCTTTTTGAGATTCTCTCAAGAACTTCTATAGAGATGTGTGAGGGTGAAATAATCGATGAATTTCTTGAAAGGGAGAAAAGGTTTGATTTAGAAGAATACTTAACTCTAATTGAAAAAAAAACTGCCTCACTTTTTTCAGCATGCTGTGAGATGGGTGCCCTATTATCAGGAAGCTTAGACCTAATAAGTATGAGAAACTTCGGCTTAAAATTTGGTGTTATATTTCAAATTCTTGATGATCTCTATGACTTTTATAATGAAGGAGAAGATATAAAAAGGAGTAAGATAACTCTTCCCCACATTTTATATAAAGATTTGATAAAAGAAAGATTCCCAAGATTTTTTAAAGAAAATAATGTAAGTTTAAGTAGAAAGGTAAGAGTTTTTCTAATTAAAAATGGTGCTTTAGAGAAGTGTTATAATTTTATAGACACGTATTTCAATGAGTTAAAAGATATTACTACAAGATTTGATAAAATAATTCGGGATTACTTATACTCTTTTGTAGAGTACTTAGAAAAAAATAGGATAAATTTATTTGAGGAGAAAAAAATGGGTTCAATCCCAAAAATTTTTTAA
- a CDS encoding lysylphosphatidylglycerol synthase transmembrane domain-containing protein encodes MNKKFLILLKIFFTIFLLGVIFYRIDINELLKLYKRINFKYLVPAILAYYFAFLFLSLRWKFLLLEHSSKVRLSEIFKVYLLGMLINTVSPSTLGVDVLRGYLIEKKIKSGKSFAFASVLIDRIVGLFGIFSFAPFGLLFIKGIPNSHILLLFCIFISFSIISLLFVTQSHFFEVNFKKLIKSVPLLGINKKIENFYNSYKTYSKYKKLLFFSFILTIFLQVFFSIQAYYCARTLSFNISPFVFIFIIPLINALNLIPLTISGLGVREAGFYILFSKYFSPESSVSISLLYFLSGVIANLPFGIYLFKSPFKSEKRPKNYL; translated from the coding sequence TTGAATAAAAAGTTTTTAATTTTACTTAAGATTTTCTTCACAATTTTTTTACTTGGGGTAATTTTTTATAGGATTGACATTAATGAGCTTTTGAAATTATATAAAAGGATCAATTTTAAGTATTTAGTTCCAGCAATTTTAGCTTATTATTTTGCTTTTTTATTTTTATCTTTAAGGTGGAAATTTTTACTTCTGGAACATTCAAGTAAAGTGAGACTTTCTGAAATATTTAAGGTTTATTTACTCGGGATGCTTATAAATACAGTTTCACCAAGTACATTAGGAGTTGATGTTTTAAGGGGTTATTTGATAGAAAAAAAGATAAAGTCTGGAAAATCCTTTGCCTTTGCCTCTGTTTTAATTGACAGAATTGTTGGGCTTTTTGGTATTTTTTCCTTTGCTCCTTTTGGTCTTCTTTTTATAAAGGGAATCCCCAATTCACATATTCTTCTACTTTTTTGTATCTTTATATCCTTTTCTATAATTTCTCTGCTTTTTGTAACTCAATCTCACTTTTTTGAAGTAAACTTTAAAAAGCTTATTAAAAGTGTACCCCTTTTGGGAATAAATAAAAAAATAGAAAACTTTTATAACTCTTATAAAACTTATTCAAAGTATAAAAAACTTTTGTTTTTCTCTTTTATTTTAACCATTTTTTTGCAAGTCTTTTTTTCAATTCAGGCGTACTATTGTGCAAGAACCCTATCTTTTAACATTTCTCCCTTTGTATTTATTTTTATAATTCCTCTAATAAATGCCTTGAACCTTATTCCTCTTACAATTTCAGGATTAGGAGTAAGAGAAGCAGGTTTTTATATCCTTTTCAGTAAGTATTTTTCACCGGAATCTTCTGTCTCCATTTCTCTTCTTTATTTTCTTTCAGGAGTTATAGCAAACTTACCTTTTGGTATATATCTCTTTAAATCACCATTTAAAAGTGAAAAAAGACCAAAAAATTATTTATAA
- a CDS encoding TatD family hydrolase, protein MFFDTHAHLNDDAFLEDLELVIERSFKNKVEGILVVGYDVKSSEKAIEISRKFKGKIFAACAIHPHDAQNFESDFKIIEELSKEEEVVAIGETGLDFYRNFSSREAQIASFEAFIDLAIRRNLPLIFHVRKAFPEVFKILEKYKNLRGVFHSFSGGINELKRAIELNFYVSFSGSITYGSKKLELSLKNIPLNRLLFETDCPYLIPRPLKGRNEPSNLLYILNFASSILNISAEELGKISTENALRLFNLE, encoded by the coding sequence ATGTTCTTTGATACTCATGCTCACTTAAATGATGATGCTTTCTTAGAAGATCTTGAATTAGTTATAGAAAGGTCTTTTAAAAATAAAGTTGAAGGAATACTTGTAGTTGGTTATGATGTTAAGTCTTCTGAAAAAGCTATTGAAATCTCTCGTAAATTTAAGGGAAAAATCTTTGCAGCCTGTGCTATCCATCCCCATGATGCTCAAAATTTTGAAAGTGACTTTAAAATTATAGAAGAATTATCAAAAGAAGAGGAAGTTGTTGCAATAGGAGAAACAGGACTTGATTTTTATAGAAATTTTTCTTCAAGGGAAGCTCAGATTGCCTCTTTTGAGGCCTTTATTGACCTTGCCATCAGAAGAAATTTACCACTGATTTTTCATGTTAGAAAAGCCTTTCCAGAAGTTTTTAAAATCTTAGAAAAATATAAGAATTTAAGAGGAGTTTTTCATTCCTTTTCAGGTGGAATAAATGAGCTAAAAAGAGCTATAGAGCTAAATTTCTATGTTTCCTTTTCTGGTTCAATTACTTACGGTTCTAAAAAACTCGAGTTGAGCTTAAAGAACATCCCACTAAATAGGCTGTTGTTTGAAACCGATTGTCCTTATCTTATTCCCAGACCTTTAAAAGGTAGAAATGAGCCCTCTAACCTTCTTTATATCTTAAATTTTGCATCCTCCATCTTAAATATTTCTGCTGAAGAGTTGGGTAAAATATCTACTGAGAATGCCCTAAGACTTTTTAACCTTGAATAA
- a CDS encoding DUF2892 domain-containing protein — MKRNVGTIDRWIRIILGIVILLIGLFYKSLWGLLGLIPLITGIIGFCPLYFPFKISTCRINKSKKK; from the coding sequence ATGAAGAGAAACGTAGGAACGATTGACAGATGGATAAGAATAATTTTAGGAATAGTAATATTGCTTATTGGACTTTTTTATAAGAGTTTATGGGGACTATTAGGTCTTATCCCTCTTATAACTGGAATTATCGGATTTTGCCCTCTTTACTTTCCCTTTAAAATATCAACATGCAGGATAAATAAAAGCAAAAAGAAATAG
- the kdsA gene encoding 3-deoxy-8-phosphooctulonate synthase → MSKKNKVKVGEIEFGKDEFIFIGGPCVIEDESSTLKVAEKIKKLADELNIHFIFKSSYLKDNRSSELSYQGPGLEKGLKILERVKKEVGVPVLSDVHTPQEVDMVKEVLDILQLPAFLCMQTSLTLALARTGKPINIKKGQFIAPQDVKKIINKIKRQGNSNILITERGTFFGYHNLIVDFRSFKIISENGFPVVFDAGHSVRNYGIPSEDPRGGDRSFIPLLIKAALATGYVDALFLEVHEDPENAKCDASTQWPLKNLRNLLKVAIEFFKKGKESLKENSFDI, encoded by the coding sequence ATGTCTAAAAAAAATAAAGTTAAAGTTGGAGAAATTGAGTTTGGTAAAGATGAATTTATATTTATTGGTGGTCCCTGTGTAATTGAGGACGAAAGCTCAACTTTAAAAGTTGCTGAAAAGATAAAAAAGTTAGCAGATGAGTTAAACATTCATTTTATTTTTAAATCTTCTTACTTAAAAGATAATCGCTCCAGTGAACTTTCTTATCAGGGGCCTGGTCTTGAAAAAGGCTTAAAAATTTTAGAAAGAGTTAAGAAAGAAGTTGGTGTCCCAGTTCTTTCTGACGTACATACTCCCCAAGAGGTAGATATGGTAAAGGAGGTGCTTGATATCTTACAGCTTCCCGCTTTTCTTTGTATGCAAACCTCTTTAACTTTGGCTTTAGCTAGAACAGGTAAGCCCATAAATATAAAAAAGGGACAATTTATAGCTCCTCAAGATGTTAAAAAGATTATTAATAAGATAAAAAGACAGGGCAATAGTAATATCTTAATAACTGAAAGAGGTACTTTTTTTGGTTATCACAATCTAATAGTGGATTTTCGTTCATTTAAAATTATAAGTGAAAATGGTTTTCCAGTAGTGTTTGATGCTGGGCACTCAGTTAGGAACTACGGTATTCCTTCTGAAGATCCAAGAGGAGGAGACAGGTCTTTTATTCCCTTACTTATAAAGGCAGCTCTTGCAACCGGATATGTTGATGCTTTGTTTTTAGAGGTTCATGAAGATCCAGAAAATGCAAAGTGTGATGCCTCGACTCAGTGGCCATTAAAAAATCTAAGAAACTTACTTAAAGTAGCTATAGAATTCTTCAAAAAAGGAAAAGAAAGTTTAAAAGAAAATTCCTTTGATATCTAA
- a CDS encoding zinc ribbon domain-containing protein, with product MPIFEFMCERCNNVFEELVLPYEAEPDSCPRCGEKSIRKLWRGSVGLVFKGSGFYVTDYAKNKKRENREKEESKGKKEGNNSCCSTCSCSI from the coding sequence ATGCCAATTTTTGAATTTATGTGTGAAAGATGTAATAACGTTTTTGAGGAGCTTGTTTTACCATATGAGGCTGAGCCTGATAGCTGTCCTCGATGTGGTGAAAAAAGCATAAGAAAGCTCTGGAGAGGTAGTGTAGGACTTGTTTTTAAAGGTTCTGGATTCTACGTTACCGATTATGCAAAAAATAAAAAAAGAGAGAATAGGGAAAAAGAAGAGAGTAAAGGAAAAAAAGAGGGTAATAACTCCTGTTGTTCAACCTGTTCCTGTTCAATTTAA
- the groL gene encoding chaperonin GroEL (60 kDa chaperone family; promotes refolding of misfolded polypeptides especially under stressful conditions; forms two stacked rings of heptamers to form a barrel-shaped 14mer; ends can be capped by GroES; misfolded proteins enter the barrel where they are refolded when GroES binds) → MAAKDIRYNEEARRKLLRGVEILAKAVKVTLGPKGRNVILEKKFGSPQVTKDGVTVAKEIELKDPFENIGAQLVREVASKTSDVAGDGTTTATILAEYIFKEGLKMMATGANPMEVRKGIEKAVNTVVNELKKLSKEVRDRREIEQVGTISANNDEEIGKTIADAMEKVGKDGVITVEEAKGIETYVEFVEGMQFDRGYISPYFVTNPDKMECVLEDPYILIHDKKISSLKDILPILEKVAQSGRSLLVIAEEVEGEALATLVVNKLRGTLLSCAVKAPGYGERRKAMLEDIAILTGGQVISEEKGLKLENARIDDLGRAKKVIVDKDNTTIIEGAGKKEDIQARIKQIKMQIEETKSDYDREKLQERLAKLAGGVAIIYVGAATETEMKEKKARVEDAMHATKAAVEEGIVPGGGVAYLRCIPALEKLEATVEGDQKLGVQIVKRALREPARWIAENAGYEGTLIVEEILRRGGNIGMDARDGQFKDMYEAGIIDPTKVTRIALQNAASVAALLLTTEALVTEVKEEKKESSLPHTPPVDEY, encoded by the coding sequence ATGGCAGCAAAGGATATTCGCTATAACGAAGAGGCAAGAAGAAAACTTTTAAGAGGTGTTGAAATTCTTGCAAAGGCCGTAAAGGTAACTTTAGGACCAAAGGGTAGAAATGTAATCCTCGAGAAAAAGTTCGGATCTCCTCAAGTTACAAAAGATGGTGTAACAGTTGCAAAAGAAATAGAACTAAAAGATCCCTTTGAAAATATTGGAGCTCAGCTTGTAAGAGAGGTGGCATCTAAAACAAGCGATGTTGCTGGAGATGGAACCACAACTGCTACTATTCTTGCAGAATATATTTTTAAAGAAGGCCTAAAGATGATGGCTACAGGTGCAAATCCGATGGAGGTCAGAAAGGGAATTGAAAAGGCTGTTAATACCGTTGTTAACGAGCTTAAAAAACTTTCAAAAGAAGTTAGAGACAGGAGAGAAATTGAACAGGTTGGTACTATTTCAGCTAACAATGATGAGGAGATTGGTAAAACGATAGCTGATGCAATGGAAAAGGTTGGAAAAGATGGAGTTATTACTGTAGAAGAAGCCAAGGGAATTGAAACTTACGTTGAATTTGTTGAAGGTATGCAGTTTGATAGAGGTTACATTTCACCCTATTTTGTCACTAATCCTGATAAGATGGAATGTGTCCTAGAGGATCCCTATATTTTAATTCATGATAAAAAGATTTCATCCTTAAAAGATATTCTGCCAATTTTGGAAAAGGTAGCTCAGAGCGGCAGATCTTTGCTTGTTATAGCTGAAGAGGTTGAAGGAGAAGCCCTTGCAACTTTAGTTGTGAACAAATTAAGAGGCACTCTACTTTCTTGCGCTGTTAAGGCTCCTGGCTATGGTGAAAGAAGAAAGGCAATGCTTGAGGATATTGCTATACTTACAGGTGGTCAAGTGATTTCAGAGGAAAAAGGTCTTAAGCTTGAAAACGCAAGAATAGATGATCTTGGAAGGGCAAAGAAAGTTATAGTTGATAAGGATAACACTACAATAATTGAGGGAGCTGGTAAAAAGGAAGATATCCAAGCAAGGATTAAACAGATTAAGATGCAGATAGAAGAAACTAAGAGCGACTACGACAGAGAAAAACTGCAAGAGAGACTCGCAAAATTAGCAGGTGGTGTAGCAATAATATATGTTGGAGCAGCAACCGAAACTGAAATGAAGGAGAAGAAGGCAAGAGTTGAGGACGCAATGCATGCTACAAAGGCAGCAGTCGAAGAGGGTATTGTACCAGGCGGAGGTGTTGCCTATCTGAGATGTATTCCAGCTTTAGAAAAACTTGAGGCAACTGTTGAGGGAGATCAAAAGCTTGGAGTTCAAATTGTTAAAAGAGCTTTGAGAGAGCCTGCAAGATGGATTGCTGAAAATGCAGGTTACGAGGGAACACTTATTGTGGAGGAGATTCTAAGAAGAGGTGGTAATATAGGAATGGATGCAAGAGATGGACAATTCAAGGACATGTATGAGGCTGGTATAATTGATCCAACTAAAGTAACAAGAATTGCTCTCCAAAATGCAGCTTCTGTAGCAGCTCTGCTTTTAACAACTGAAGCTCTTGTTACAGAGGTAAAAGAAGAAAAGAAAGAGTCTTCTTTACCTCATACCCCACCGGTTGACGAATACTAA
- the groES gene encoding co-chaperone GroES — protein MSKKSKFPVRPLADRVVIKRIEEEEEKSPGGIIIPDTAKEKPQKGEVVAVGPGRLDDNGNRIPMEVKVGDRVLFSKYAGTEVKIQGEEYLIMREDDILAIIEKND, from the coding sequence ATGTCTAAAAAGTCGAAATTTCCCGTTAGACCCCTTGCAGATAGAGTTGTAATTAAAAGAATAGAAGAAGAAGAGGAAAAATCACCTGGTGGTATAATAATACCTGATACAGCTAAGGAAAAGCCCCAAAAAGGAGAAGTTGTAGCAGTTGGACCAGGTAGATTAGATGATAATGGAAATAGAATACCTATGGAAGTAAAAGTAGGAGATAGGGTACTTTTCTCTAAGTATGCAGGCACAGAAGTTAAGATTCAGGGAGAAGAATATTTAATTATGAGAGAAGACGATATACTTGCCATAATCGAAAAGAACGACTAA
- a CDS encoding ATP-binding protein translates to MRILKKNFDSTLSHQLVYVIDEMVSNIEEHGYKGNKGEIKIKILKFKKHVKIEIMDRGEKPPLDSENKIDWEKVIKKGRGLGLYSLKKIVNSLEYSTKGSWNVYKIRKNIK, encoded by the coding sequence ATGAGGATTTTAAAAAAAAACTTTGATTCTACCTTATCCCATCAACTTGTTTATGTAATAGACGAGATGGTTTCAAATATAGAGGAACATGGCTATAAGGGTAACAAGGGAGAAATTAAAATTAAAATTTTGAAGTTTAAAAAACACGTAAAAATTGAAATAATGGATAGGGGTGAAAAACCCCCATTAGATAGTGAAAATAAAATTGATTGGGAAAAAGTTATAAAAAAGGGAAGGGGGTTAGGTTTATACTCATTAAAGAAAATTGTAAACTCTTTAGAGTATAGCACGAAGGGATCTTGGAATGTTTATAAAATTAGAAAAAACATAAAATGA
- a CDS encoding alcohol dehydrogenase catalytic domain-containing protein — MRAAYIESHGGPEVIRVGEINEPEIKEGEVKVRIKACALNHLDIWVRKGLPNLKIQFPHILGSDIAGVIEEIGDENFHFKKNDKVILYPATFCGNCEECISGRENLCREYKILGENVRGGNAEYIVVKKELLMPYPPDLSFEEAASLPLTLLTAMQMVKKSKIKPFQTSLVMAAGSGVSVMLIQILKALNCYVIAGSSSDDKLKKAKELGADEIIKYSEKDWEKKLRGRKIDVIFDHVGKEFLPSLLRVLKWGGKIVTCGATSGFDATFDLRYIFFKQISLIGSTMGARKHLLEGLKLVNMGKIRPVINCVLPLEKVKEAHILLEERRVFGKVVLKID; from the coding sequence ATGAGAGCGGCCTATATAGAAAGTCACGGTGGACCTGAAGTCATAAGAGTTGGTGAAATTAATGAACCTGAAATTAAGGAAGGAGAGGTAAAAGTTAGAATTAAAGCCTGCGCTTTGAATCATCTTGATATATGGGTAAGAAAGGGATTACCAAATCTTAAAATTCAGTTCCCTCACATTTTAGGATCCGACATTGCTGGAGTTATCGAAGAAATAGGCGATGAAAATTTCCATTTTAAAAAAAATGATAAAGTTATTCTTTATCCAGCAACTTTTTGTGGAAATTGTGAAGAGTGTATCTCTGGGAGGGAGAATTTATGTAGAGAATATAAAATACTTGGAGAAAATGTAAGGGGAGGAAATGCGGAGTATATAGTTGTTAAAAAGGAACTTTTAATGCCCTATCCACCAGATCTTAGCTTTGAAGAGGCAGCAAGTTTACCTCTTACCCTTTTAACTGCCATGCAAATGGTAAAAAAAAGTAAAATTAAACCTTTTCAAACCTCTTTAGTTATGGCAGCTGGAAGTGGGGTCAGTGTGATGCTTATACAAATATTAAAAGCTTTGAATTGCTATGTAATAGCAGGTTCAAGTAGTGATGATAAGTTAAAAAAAGCCAAAGAGCTTGGAGCAGATGAGATAATTAAATACTCAGAAAAAGACTGGGAAAAGAAACTAAGGGGGAGAAAAATTGATGTTATATTTGATCATGTTGGGAAGGAATTTTTACCCAGCCTATTAAGGGTTTTAAAGTGGGGTGGAAAAATAGTAACTTGTGGAGCCACATCAGGCTTTGATGCTACTTTTGACCTTAGATACATTTTTTTTAAGCAGATAAGTTTAATAGGTTCAACTATGGGGGCAAGAAAACACCTTCTTGAGGGTTTAAAACTGGTAAATATGGGAAAAATAAGACCTGTTATCAATTGCGTTTTGCCACTTGAAAAGGTAAAAGAAGCCCATATACTTTTAGAGGAAAGAAGGGTTTTCGGTAAGGTTGTATTAAAAATTGATTAA